The Coffea arabica cultivar ET-39 chromosome 10e, Coffea Arabica ET-39 HiFi, whole genome shotgun sequence region tcaaattcaaatttggattatatatcATGTATCCAATGGTGAAAGTGTATTAAGTAAATAGAAAATTAATCCAAAATTAATATGATAGGGAAAAGATCAAAAATACTTTTCCACAGGAAGTTTGGCtaccaaatttttttattgagGTAGTTCTCATATAACAAAATCTGAGAAAGCCGtgctcctttctttctttttactttttccttAAGCTATAAATTCCTTAATAGAGATGAAAACAACACATATTGtctcttcatttcttttctctaGTCAAAAGGTTTTTTTCCCGTCTTAAAAGAGAGTGAAAAGAGTGGGGAAAGTTTGGCCGGTTGAGATAAGAGAAGAAAACAGTACTCTAACTTTTTTCAATATCATCACAAATGTGCTCTAACTTTGAAAGttacaaatataaataaaacTCTCTTGTTCGTTATTTGCATCATTTGATATTTAAAAACTCAAAAGTGTATGAAAACTAAAGGGGTCAAAATACTCAAAGGATAGGGACAAATAGATAAGATAACAGTAGATTTTGAATAATTAATGGTATAACATCCTTATTTTCCTTGTGAAAATGCCTCTCATAGAATGGGCGTTCCAAACTAGTGTATTATCTGCATGAGACTTGAGAGTACATTTCTAATAATGAATTTCTATACATTTTCTCAACTTATATCTTCTACTTTTGCTCCCGGCCAAGTGCCAAGCATTAAGTTAATCTACTACCTTGTGAACGGCTGAAAATGAAATATCTATATTACTTGCCTTGAGTATGTAATGTCCTTTTAACTACATTAGTGGAGAAAGGGAAACGTAAAGGAATATCAAGTGCCAAGCTCAATTTCCTTGTGTTTTCCTTTTCAATCTTGCTCAGCAATATATACATTCAATCTAATAATTGTTAATTTTATGATGCATGATTACGTAGTTCAGCAAAAAATGATTGATCAAAGTAGGGCTACTAGCAAAAGATGATCAAATTCCCCGATCGAAGGAACTACTATGGTACTTCCCTGATAAACAATTTTCTTGAGCTCATTATATTAACTAAGTTCCCCTGGGAAAATCAATCGATTATGATATCAATCATTGTTACATTGATTAATTATCCCATATGGGTTTTCTTACTTGTAGTGAACAACAATTAGGAATAAGGTAAATTTGAATTTACATGATCAAACTTAATTAAAGTTGTCCATCAAGTTGCCTATCATTGGTGGCATGTTTCTGCTGATGGGACTGCTCAATTCCCATCTCCAAAGATCCATTGGCTACACCTTTATTGTTGTCCCCCTTATTCTTGTGATAAATGGCATACAACATCAATTGCATTGCTCCCAAAACACATCCAAATCCATTAGGTACCTGCAAATTTAGATGTTGGGTCCAATGGGAATAgttaaaagcaagaaaagttgTATAGTCTATAGCTACTGGATGAACTGATTCTCGTGGTTTGTCTACTGATTTGTATTACATAGTTATTCAAATTCATAGAAGGATCCCTTGCCTAAAAAACGCTTTTAGAGTTATCACAATTTCTATGGTCATGCAAAGGGCAGAAGTCAAATCATTTATAGGTTAAATTAGGAACGATAgatttttgttgttggtgttCTAGGCATCAATATGAACAATCCAAGCCAATCgattaataaaaacaaacaATTAAGTACATAAGtagccaaaaaaataaaaataaaaacaaaaaattgagtCTGCATAATTTGAAAGTACTTGTGAAGCTAGAATATGATACTCACAGCAAGGAAGGATCCTTTCCAATCATCCCATAAATGAACCACGTAGTACCAGTTAGGAAAACAAACAGGGACAAGAAAAATGGCATATACTCCACACTCTTGGTTTTGATCACCAACCTCTGCATGCATAGATCATAATAAGCATTTTATCCATAGTGTTGTGATACAACAATGTATGTAAATCCATAATGAACTAGAATCTTGCCATTTTTTCCGGTAGAAATGCTTGAAATCAATCAGTACTTGGGCTTCCCAGCTTACTAGTTTTTAGGAAAAgtaggaaaaatgaaataaagaatgaaagaggCTATATATAAAGCCATGATATATGCCTCTGCCACTTAAATTTGTCTTGTATACATAAAATCGATCAAAAATAAAGCTACACTTTTCATTTGCCATTTACAGCAGTGCATAGTAATAACAGGACGTTTCATCTCATGATATCTATTTTTCCTCTTAGCACCCTGCAACCATcaccttaaaaaaaaactttaaaaaaaaaaaaaagaagacaacaACCTAACAATGAAGTACATAAGACAAAAAATGGACGAGTAAAAGCCCCAGAAATGAAGAATATTATTGAACTTAGTTTTGATGTCAAAAAATTGACTCAAATGTTAGAACAAAAAACAGCCCAAAAGAAATCAAGTGAACGGGCTCAACTCTTACCATAACTGAAAGAGGTGCAGCATACATTGCAATGGAGAAGATTGTGGCAATTAAACCAACGAAAAGCTTCCTCGTCTTGCCATGGAGGGCCAACATGGAAACCAAGACAACAGCTGCAAATGTTGTGAGGACCAAAACAAGAATTCCAAAAACCTTTGCCTTCTCCTTCTTAGGCGCAAGTATAAGGAAGATCAACACATAGATTGACTCCAGTACTGCTCCAGTTCCATTTATTATTGATACCAATATGTTGTTTGGCGACACAAAAGGCAAACCGTACCTAGTTCATTCAATCAAGAAAGGTATTAGTATAATTTTTGGCATGAGCCAATAATGaaatttttctaaataaaaaaGGGATAAGGTTGCCTCATATATGGTGTTGTCGTCTGATAATTTTACCTCCTTTTAGATtctgattttgaaaaattagtttGTTTGATGCTCTTTTCGTTTTGGTGCTTATATACTAGATTTTTCGAGAGATAAAAAtggtaaaaaattttcaaaaatagccTTCACTCGCTCTGATTTATTACcttttccaaaatttataacaACAACCAAGAACAGCCCCACCAATTTCAATTTTACCAACTCCATTGTTCACTCTCAATTTTACCAGCCTCAGTCACAGATACTTTCTAGTGGATACGGAAATATTGAAAATTCTGCTTTATAATAAACAAATCATATAAGGAATTCTTGATTTTGTAGAAATTTAAGgataatttcaagaaaaaaatctTTTCTAGTCTAGCAGTGGAATATGCTGATTTAACTGGAATTTGGaagcatttgattatttttttttttgagctacaCTTTGGGCCGAAAGCACGTCGAACGGGCTTTTCAATTAGGCACGAGTTGATTCGGGATTTGGGCCCATGGCAGGTGAGATGTACGTTAGCAACCATATTTACATATATCAGGACAAATCAGAATGTCCTAAATTAACTTTTGGACACTTTAAATATGTAATATTCTAAAATCACcccatctttttcttctttttattttttggtccaAACAAAAACACACTATCTTTATTCAAACagcaaaaaatatataaatgcaaaaCTGGAATTCCCTCATTGTTCCAAATTGAGAATCAAGTTGACTTTTCAAATTGTCATCGATACGTCTCCAAAGTAAAATTGTTAGCAAGAAAAAGGAGTTAAAACAATTGTTAGTACCAAGCCACTAATTTTCTTAAAATGTCAAGCTGATTAAGGAGTTacaatttagaaaaaaaaaaaatgcatctaATGGAGAAAGGAGGTAATAGTTACCAAGAATTCTTCAAAGCACAATATACACACACAGAGATACATACATGACTTTTAGTCAATAGGAGAAGCAACTTTACAACACATCCACCTTTTCATTTAGTATGCTAAAACTAGAGTATGTtcacaaatttgaaaattagctTCGAAAATACAGTCAAGAAAGCAAATTTGTTGTTCACAATTTAAATTTATCACACACCTAGCTAGGGTGTTTATGAAGAACTAGATAACTAGCAATGCTAATAAGATGAGGCGGAGATTTGTAAAAGCATttaaagaaaattcaagaaacttaCCAAGTATAAAGGAGGCAGTTGAGCAAAGCCATGGTATAAGGTACTCCGGAGAAATCTTCTATGGACCTTTTCCTAAGGATCTTCTTGAATGTAATCCTAGTATCAAGCATCAAATTAGTTGATTTCTAAATCTATATTTCCTTTTTAATTAATTGACATCAGAGATAATCAgtttgaagaagaaaaagagataaacaaattaTCAGGATTTTTACGTAGGTGCCAAGAACAGGAATAAGCCACAAGCGTTTCCTGTTACAAACGgggaaagtaaaaaaaaaaaaaatgtaagaatCAAATAAAAACCTAAGTCCAAAAACTTCAAAAGGTCATTCCTAGATGTCAAAAGAATAGGACTGCTGTCATTTTGTTAacacaataaaaatgaaaacctACCAATCACTCCAAACACTGTGTGCAAAATATGAACCATTTTCTCTGGGAAGCTTCTTCAGTGAACCAAAGACAAAATAATTCTCgggaaaacaataaaaatgcaAATTGCCAAATTCTCAGACCAAATTGTACTGCAAGAAACTCTGCAAAATGCAAGTTGTATGTATTCTTTGCTGAGGGGAGCAAGCAAGCGGTTGAAGAGTGAGGTCTAGTATAAAAGGTGGCACGCAACAATAAAACGAAGTGAAGGGGTTTATATAGAACCAGAGccgaactttttttttttttttaatatatagaACCAGAGCCAAACTTAAAAcacaataataacaaattatgaataaatatctggaaaaaaaaactactccctccgtcctatACGTAATGACATTTTTGGGACTCTCTGCTTTTTTGTGCAGTGACCTGCATATGACTTATTTTGCCGTGCTTTTCATTTATATTCCTCTCTCACAAAGTTTTGAGAGGTGGGATTTAGGTGTTTCTTCGAACAAAAGAGTGATTACATGTTCCAAGGCAATCAGGTTTGATGAAAGTAACGCGACAATCTCATGAAGTTTGTAGTATTTTGTCTTGGATAAACAAGGGACAAACATCGGAAATGCCAATTTAGGCACGTAACAATAATTTTGGAAAGCAAAAAATGAAAAGTAGACACAATCAATATCACTGTATAATAGTGTCCTTATCTTATCTTTATGTTGTTTATTAAATGACAACAATTTGTCTCCTTGTTCTGTATAAGGATTTGAGCCTTATCCCAAAAAATTGTCTCCTTGTTCTGTACTAGGATTTGTGTCTTATCCCAAAAATGTAAGCAGATGTCAGCCATGCAATTGAAGTGAAACTGATTTCTCAGTAAAATGAAAGTCAGAAATGCATTTTTTCGGTTAGCTGTTTCTTATGAAAGCGTGCCAACATCGACCATGTTGCCCCTGCAAAATGTGACATATTTGTTCGGTGCTCTCCAGTTGCACTCTATCTGATTCGGTTCGGTGGATAAagttttttataatattttgtaTACATTCATACAATTTTATATAATCATGAATTTTACACCACTAAAATATATAAGTTGATAATTTTATcattatattaaaattatacGAGTCTATATTAAATATTATAAACATTTTATTAACCGACCCGGATTGGAGAGAACTCAATTTGGAGACGTCCCAAATCTGATTTCCTCGGTTCAGAGATTCTCCAAAGGCAATAGGAGGAAATGTTTGATAAAAGTTTCATACGAACATCTCAGGAAAGCCACATTTTCCTAGCTTCCATATTGCAAAGTCGTATTTTaaatttgtccttttttttttaatcttttggaAGATAAGTTGAAATATATCATGTATCTTGGATTCTTGGAATAGTATTATTCAACTTCCTATACATTTTCAATTGCCATAGTAAGATGTAAAACCGCGTAGTATTATTATTAAGAGTAATCTAATGCTTTGGAGCAAAAATATTAGGCATTGACGTGTTTAAATCAAGatttaaaattagaaatttttatattattatttagcAGTGTGTTAATTAAGTCAGGGTTTTAATAATTCTATTGGAATCAAATTATGGTAGTTTTATTATTTAGCAATTAGTATCTTATTTGGAATTTCTTATGGTTGTAAGATTTGTTTATCAAATCATCTAGTCTATAAATAGGGGGTCAtgttattgtgtttatttgagaAGGATTGAAAGCTTTGTTCTTATAATGTGATTAATAGATTATTATTGGTATTATTCCTCTTTTTCCACACATATATACTTGTATGTGTGTAAATTATCTTCCCATATGCATTGATTTTATGAAATATATCTCCCATAGTTTTCTATTAGAATTTTTTGGGTTCTACAAACATTGCATTTTAATATGTTAAATATGTTAAAATCAAGAATAGCATATCGTGCATCTGCAATATCAAGTCAGCTTAATTACCCAATAAATGGATATTCTTGAATTGACATCCGGGCTTGTAAATTTCAAAGATGCACATATAATTTTGCACAAATTGAAATTAAAGAAGATTCTGGGTCACAACactgattttctttttcaatttatgAACGCGGGGTTAGCTCGACAATCAAGGGAGGGCTCTTATATTTCTTTTCGTTGCTAGATTTAGCATTCGAATCCTACATCTGGCAGttcgggtttttttttttttttaaagaaagtgATAGTCATGGCCTATTATTTAGAAGCCACCTTGACAAAActccagaaaaaaaaagtagataaATGCCGAATTGCCAGTTACCAAATCCATGATGTTTCCACGTACTGATACAGAGAATTTGTAGTAGAGTAACCTTCGCCAACCTCTCCTTTTTTCGAGAGCCTCCTCTTCGTCtcattttttgaccttttgctcAACTCCCTCAGGTACAAAGGTGACCCATTCCCATTGCCTAACAATACATGCAGATGAACCTTTTCTTggttcttctttttatttgattCAGTAGAACTTTTGGATTGCTTTCGCTTgtacaaaatcaagtaaatCCACAGTTTCATTGAAGTAAAGAAGTGAAAGCTATTTATGCGGATTCCAGTTAACTATTTAACCTAACGGTGTTAGATAGAAGGATTCTATTGAAATGAATTTAGTATCATAATAGAGGTCTACTCTAAATGGAAACTTTTCCACTTGCAAAGACTTGATTGAAATTTCAGCCGaaatcttttaaaataaaaatggcATTCGCCGAAAGGATTAGTCATGCACCATTTAATTCAAAGACACTTACACTTCCCAATACTAATCAGAAATTGCTCAACACTGAGGATGGAGCAGGGCAGGGTACTTTTCTTTCTCTGGCAAAGCTTCAATGGGATGGGATCATAGCGGTGCCAAGGTGTCTATTGCTGCAGTTCCAGCTTCGCATGCATGATGGCATTTGCTTAGGTCCCCACTCCACATTCAACCCGAAAAAATGTGCAGCAGCTTATTGGAAGTTGTAGCCACTAGCCCCGCAGGAAtacgtgtgtgtatatatatatataattttaaaagaaatacAGCAATCATATACAATTTAACTAAATCTAATCATTCCTGTCCCAATCCCATAAGGACGTTAACTATTGCCATCATTATTTGGTGACCAGACTATCGATGTTATTAGAAAACTACCTTGCTATGAAATCTTAGTCCTGATCTTGATttcctttattattattattatttttgcatTAGTTACTATGAAGAAATGTGtagaactcttttttttttggggtattttCGGCATCAGCTGCAAAACGATTTATGtagaaaaataaagataaagaaTTATCTTAATTTAATTATGTGAGTATAAGAAAAACTTCATGAGTTCATGGCGGACGTGGGCTGTCAAGTCATGACATACAAGTCCCTGAAAAAGAACAACAAAGTACTCTCCAGCCTCCACCGACTGATGAGGTACAATTGATATAATGCCCTTCTACGTGCTTTGTTTTACAATGAGATCACGATCTTTGGTGCTTTTTTCTTTGAGCAAGCAAAGTTGGTGAAGTCACTTCGCCATTTGGGgacccttttttatttttatttttttggttttcagtAGAATTTTGTCTCGAGTTTCTTTTTTATGGTTTTGCATGTCTTGTTGCGTAGCATGGAAATACAAACAAATTAATATCGTAAAAAAGACCAAATTAATATGTACTGGACCCATATTAACAGCAACTGAATATCACATATCTGTTATGAGGAAGTATAAATGGTTAACCATGAATTAGTCCTTGTTCAAAAAGTATTATAACATTTAGGAATAATTATAGTAACAATCATTCCTATCCCTTTCCCAATGATACTGAGGGAGGGTCTGTTTATTCTATGCTTAGGGCACGAGTTAAAACTTAAAAGGTAGACTCTGTGtttttaacaaaacaaaaagggtaggatgaattttttttttctttttttttttgtggaacaATACGTACAATTGTAGAATGGAGGGTTATTGTAGACTAGTTATTAATTGTAAAAAGGGCCAATCCCCTCAGTGCACCTAATGAGATTATAGAACAGATGAATTAGATTtttatctccttttttttttttttttttttaaagaaaggtACTGTGAGTTCGAAAAAGAGACAAAATGATaattgtggttgaaatgataaGTCTGTCACTCAATGACATGAGGTAGTTAATTTCATTAGAGGtttctttttcactttcttttgtaTTATGACATAAGTGTcaagtttcttctttttcttgaataaattatcTCCTCATAGAAACTCAGATTtgtctttatttttttcaactCAGAACAATATTGAGGTACGTTTTTGCTCTTAAGTCGATTTTCTGAACGAAAATAAATTGTTGTAAAGCCCCTATATTTTAACACCATTTAAATTTGTCCCCAATACTTTAACTAATTTATCCGTTAATGATTGCATATTGCAGATGCCATTTTGCTAATCAATCTTTCGATCTCTCAATTTTCCCAAATGCTATATAAGACCCTTTTCTATGTCCTCTTTGTACCACAAAAAAGTGAGGTTTAATTTCACTTTTTGCCCTTCAAGTATACCTGCATTCTCACGTTGATTTCTAAACTTAAAAATGGGACACTTTTgtctttaaaatataaaatttgtctCACTTGAGTAAAAATCATTGAGAGAAGCAGGACATATTTTATACATAAGTGGGACAAAGTTTATATTTTAGAGACTAAAGTAAGATAAATTTTATACTTTAGGCACTAAAATGGGTTCAATTTTTATATATTGGGGATTAAAGTGTCACACTTTAAAGCTAAGGACTAAAGTTAACATTTGGATATAGTTGAATGGTGCAAGGGGGAATTAACCCAAAAAGTGAAGCTCATCTCCCCAGTGAAGGAAAACCTTTTAAGGTTTTATCTTGagaaattcttgcatttatgatTAAAAACGGGCAGCTTTCTTGCTCTTGGGCTACCGTCACAAAAACTTCTTGTTGAAATCGGTAAGAATGCCCTTCTGTACCTTCCGAAACCTGAGCTTCtgtagaagaaaagaaaatgaatgagaaCCAAGATGAACACATTCTTCACAAGATACAAGATTACTTGGGCTTCATCATAAAGTAATTGATACACATAAAAACGTCTTTTTACCATCACGCAAAATTGAACATACGAAAACTAATTTGTCTACGATTTGACTGTTATataaaaaacaaattaatgtACTTATACGAATACAAGTTTGGCaccaaaaatttgtcaaattacgTACGCCAGTGCTTTTCATTTTTGCTGGTACAAGATGAAATTGTACTGGAAAATGACTGTGTTTTGGAAGGACAACACCAACTTTTTCTTGAGCTTTTGATTGTATATAAGCAAAAATCACATACACAGTACTT contains the following coding sequences:
- the LOC113713079 gene encoding bidirectional sugar transporter SWEET1 isoform X1, translating into MVHILHTVFGVIGNACGLFLFLAPTITFKKILRKRSIEDFSGVPYTMALLNCLLYTWYGLPFVSPNNILVSIINGTGAVLESIYVLIFLILAPKKEKAKVFGILVLVLTTFAAVVLVSMLALHGKTRKLFVGLIATIFSIAMYAAPLSVMVPNGFGCVLGAMQLMLYAIYHKNKGDNNKGVANGSLEMGIEQSHQQKHATNDRQLDGQL
- the LOC113713079 gene encoding bidirectional sugar transporter SWEET1 isoform X2; this encodes MVHILHTVFGVIGNACGLFLFLAPTITFKKILRKRSIEDFSGVPYTMALLNCLLYTWYGLPFVSPNNILVSIINGTGAVLESIYVLIFLILAPKKEKAKVFGILVLVLTTFAAVVLVSMLALHGKTRKLFVGLIATIFSIAMYAAPLSVMRLVIKTKSVEYMPFFLSLFVFLTGTTWFIYGMIGKDPSLLYLMDLDVFWEQCN